The DNA region tctgtgACCCTTCCACTCCTTGATCAAACCAGCCGTTAGCCCAGCAGCGACAGCCTCCTGGGTAGCGGTCGCGCCGCGCATGTCCCACCGTCTCACCACGCCGTCCAAACCGCACGACGTCAGGAGCCAACCGGCAGTCGCGCCAGTGGCAGCCCGGACAAAGTCTACCTTGACAACAGACTCCCCCTCGTGGGCACCGCGGATGTGTTTCCTTACTTGGAACGACCTCGCGGCATCAAAGATGGCAATGCTGCCGTCTACTGAGCCAGCAGCGAGGAGAGGCTGTTGCGGCGAAAAAGACAGGGACTCGATGCCGTCTGATTGTACGTTCAACGCAGCCAGAACGACGCCAGCACCGGCGGAAGGATCGCTTTGCGCGTTGGACGAGTTGGAAGGAGCAGCTCTGCGGCCGGCGGGGCCTCGTTGGACGGGGACGGCACGTTGTGTGGTTCGCGAAGCAGGCTGAGCGGAGAGGCGAGGGAGACCGACGACCCTGATGGCACCCTGGGCGCCACCGACGGCCACGAGCCCACCAGAGGGGGAAATGGCGACGGAGTAGAGGCCACCCTCGACGAAGAAGCGTTGATCCGCGTCCGCAAGAGACACAACTGTTTGACCGTTATCGGTGACGAGGTTCTTAGCAGCCGCTTCGCCAAAGACGTCGAAAACGTGGAGGGAGCTGTCCTCGCTGACggtggcgaggagaaggccgtcGGAAGACCAGGCGCCTGCTGTGCAGGATGCTGTGTGGAGGAAGTAGGACTGGACGATCTGGATTGGGTTGGAAGGATCGGCAGCTGGGTCAATGGTGAAGACCCAGACGGAGCCGTCGGAGGCGCCCAAGGCGATGGTGTTCGGATGGGCGGCGGATGGGCAAGGCGATACCCAGTTGACTTCTTCTGTTTCTTGTGACTCGCCGACGTACTTGAACTGAGCACCTGTCCCGGTGCTGGGAACTCCTACAGCGTACACGCGCAACCGCCCGTCCATGCCGCCACTGACCAAGAAGTCACCGCGTGGTAGAGTGAATGTCAGCGCATTGATGCTGTCTGTGTGTCCATCGATGGCGAACAGGGGCTGAAGTTCGGTCGGTTGCCACGCCCCAGCGGAGCTAGGGTCTGAGTTGTAGCTTGGGGGGAGGACTGGCTTTGACGAGGCGGCAGAGATGTCGATAACGTAGCCTTTTCCTGGGGCATCATCGGCGTCGCCCTCGGAACCACCTGTCGCAATCAAATGTGGGTGTACTGGATGTTGAGCGATCGCAAAGACTGAATCCTTGTGCTGGTCAAAGTAGGCGATACCGTCGTTCTCCAGCACTAGTTCTTCGCCTTGCTCCTCATCGTCCGAGTCCATGGGGACATCTTCATCCCCGTCCATatcgtcaacaacctc from Podospora pseudoanserina strain CBS 124.78 chromosome 1, whole genome shotgun sequence includes:
- the SQT1 gene encoding 60S ribosomal subunit assembly or modification protein (EggNog:ENOG503P189; COG:S); translation: MSSSKPYQHPADDDDSEPEMIAEDDVQEVVDDMDGDEDVPMDSDDEEQGEELVLENDGIAYFDQHKDSVFAIAQHPVHPHLIATGGSEGDADDAPGKGYVIDISAASSKPVLPPSYNSDPSSAGAWQPTELQPLFAIDGHTDSINALTFTLPRGDFLVSGGMDGRLRVYAVGVPSTGTGAQFKYVGESQETEEVNWVSPCPSAAHPNTIALGASDGSVWVFTIDPAADPSNPIQIVQSYFLHTASCTAGAWSSDGLLLATVSEDSSLHVFDVFGEAAAKNLVTDNGQTVVSLADADQRFFVEGGLYSVAISPSGGLVAVGGAQGAIRVVGLPRLSAQPASRTTQRAVPVQRGPAGRRAAPSNSSNAQSDPSAGAGVVLAALNVQSDGIESLSFSPQQPLLAAGSVDGSIAIFDAARSFQVRKHIRGAHEGESVVKVDFVRAATGATAGWLLTSCGLDGVVRRWDMRGATATQEAVAAGLTAGLIKEWKGHRGGGEGGGVLGFVQGADGERVVTAGDDSVVLVFEA